The DNA region GGAGATAAATACATTGACAACCTATTTCCATACAGGTCTAGGCTTAGACAAACTTTAAAATAAGACTAGTTAAAATCAGCTCAACTCAAATGCAGTTAAAGATATAGATTACGTGTGTGCATGATTTAAGATTTATAACTCTTTTCTCTATTTAGCACAAAAGAAAGCATAGCCATTAAAAACTAACAGGTGAAAGTTACTTCCCTGAGGGCTATGACAGAAGTGACTCTGACCAAAGAAAAAAGGTTTGATGTTATCCAATGGGGGAAATGCACACCTCGCAAAGCCGTTGCTGCTGTCTGCCTAATAGAGTATATCACATGGGATCCCTACAAACTTTTCTTCTCAATTTTGCACACCTATTATTGACATGTATGAAACTTCATGCTAAGAAgaatctggatttttttgttttttatgcttGCAGAAAAGCACAGAATCTCCTTTCAGGAGAAATGAATGAAGCAAACACCAGCAAATTGTATGACAATATTATACGGAGCCACCTGTTCAGAGAGTGAACCTGTTGAGAAGGCTTATCTCACACAGACTGCTGGTCTGATGTGGGCCAGAGTCTGTAAGAGAAAGGTATAAACCATTCTCTTCTTGCACCTCTATTTTACACTTCCAAAACTTTGAGCGAAACCTAACTTTCCTCAAAGTCACCagtccaaagctcagctggaaatGCACATATTCTTGATGAGACGTACAATGAACTCTTGCACACCAGCTAGAAGGAGTAGGTGGTTAGCTGCGCATCGCAAACTGTGCAACACATGGCTCAATCCCGTCTCACACCAACACAAAGCCATTCAAACTCAATAACCTTGTAAAAGGAGAAGGCTTTCTTCCCGCTGTGCCTTTCTCTCTCGGAGCATAATAGAAGTGTGGCTGTCAGGAACTGAGCTTTCCTTCACTTCAGGGGATAGCCAACGCTTTCAGTTAGGCTTTAGGAAACAACGTCAACCAAAAGACAAAGGGGAGATGGGGAGAAGGAAGCTGACCCGTGTTCCCCTGGAGCCACCCCACCGCCAAAGCCCGCTCTCCCACTGCGCCGCCTTCCCGGTTAAGTCCAGTGCCCGGCTGCTGCCACCAAGCCCCGGGCCGAACCCCGCGCCCTTGGCTCCAAGACGGGCCAAAGTTACGCCTCGGACACCAACCGCCGCCAGGACCGGGTGGggcacaaccccccctccccaccccgacggagccccgcgggggcccggcgggcTCCGGCCGCCCTCGCCCTTACCCAGCATGAGGGGGCTGAGGCGCCGCGCCATGCCCTTGGACAGGTCGTACACGTAGAGCTTCACGGGGTGCAGGGCCAGCGGCTCCTCCATGGGGGCCGCGTACGGCGGGACGCCCGCGGCCGGGCCGAGGGGCGGGCGCGCACCGGGAAGGAGGACGGGGGGAgtagggaaggggagggagggagagaggcgcggcctcagccccagccccagccccggccccggtccggtccggtccggtcccgACCCCGCTGCTCCCGGCTCCGCGGCGACACCAACTGTGAGGTGACAGAGGGAACGGAAGGAGCGACGCTACCCCTACGCATGCGCGGCAACCGCCGGCGGGCTGGGCTGCCCCGTCACTGCGCCGTTATACAGCGCGGCCGCTCGGGCGagggggcgggacggggcggagCTTCGCCGCGGAGGCGGAGCTAGCGGCCGGTGGGCGGAGACGAGGGAAGTCCTTGTATCATTGGCTGACGCTTGGAGCCTCTTCCGGCTTGAGGGCCGCGCAAGATGGGCGGATCTCCCGCCTTCTTCCTCCCCCGCAACCAATCCACGCCGAGGAGAGGCGCGGCTTCCCGCGGGAGGGGCAGGCCGTTGCGCCCTTCCCCTCTCGCCATTGGCTGGAGTTCCTGCGGGAGGCGGATGCCTTGATGAGTGACAGGTGGCTGTGAGTTGCGCGTGTCTGCGGCTGTTGGGGGAACGTTGAGCGCCGGTcagggcgcgcggcggcggctcgcGTGGGCGCTGCGGGTACGGGCAGCCCCTCTCCTTCGGCCAACGGCTCCGCTGGCGCTGCCCTCCCCCCGTCGCCGGGGACTGACGCGCGTCTCCGTTGCCTCCAGCCGCGCTCGGAGCCATGTCGGACTGGGTGTCCTACTACCGGAGCgagggggcggaggaggaggacgacgagcAGGAGGAGGGGGCTGAGGCGGTCGGTaaggctccccccgccccgagggccCGCTCCCCCGTCGCCCTCGGGGGTTTCGCTGCTCTTGGTGCTCgccgggctcggcgctgcccgccTTCTGCAGGCAAAAGAAGGGAGGAGGTACCtgttaaaactgtttttcctcctttccataGTGGAGCACAAATTCGCAGGTCGGGACAGCTTGATTTTCTTAGTTGATGCTTCCAAGGCCATGTTTGAGTCGTACGAGAATGAGGAAGTATTCACTCCCTTTGACATGACCATGCAGGTAAGCTTAGTCAGAGAGTTGAAGATCTGTGACCTACACTTTTCAGGGCCTCAAGGTGTTTTACAAACCCACTACAGATTGCTGTATCTGCACCGCTACAGATACAGCTAGCTGGTTGTCTTATCTTTTTGCCACACCTGTTGGTGTAAAATTACTGTGAAACCTAAGTGACAGATTTCTGAATGACTGTGGGTTTAGAAAGATCCATTGGATGCTGGGCTGTGTCCAGACTTTGGTGGTGGAATTTGTATAGAGTGAGTGATAAATCCACATTCAGGGTAGCAAgtctaagaaatattttttttttcttgatcttaCTCATAGAAAGGGAATGATAATGAAAAATACCTAAGATTGTGTAAGTGAGGAAAAACCCCAGTGACAAACAAGAACCCAAATTCTTTCTCCTGGTGAAATATAGCTTAAAGTAATTGTTATAGTTCTTGATATTGCTTGTATAAACTGTTAATTGCCAAAGACAAAACTTTTGCACCATTTTGCAActaattttctttgtattttgacCTGTGTGCATTCTTTCCAGTGCATCCGGAATGTGTATACCAGCAAAATTATTAGTAGTGATAGGGACCTGCTAAGTGTTGTGTTCTATGGCACAGAAAAGAACAAGAATTCTGCAGACTTCAAGCGTGTTTATGTTCTTCAGGAGTTGGACAATCCAGGTAAAAGGCAGTGAAGCGATACAAAGGTTTATGTAGAAGATGGGGAAAGGAAATCTGTGTAATACCCTTGTCAGTGGATGGCCTATCTGAAAAGAGAGAActgtcagaaaaacaaaaatgttcctgtttctgtttttttttttttcctggtagatTTAGAAATTTAGTGGGAGCTTATCCTTTTCTGTTATAGTTGGCTCAGATCTCTTTCCTgtgtctttttctgttttaacatGGTGATTCACCTGCTATCTGTTAAAGCTAAGAGGATTTCAATAGAATTCTTGAAAGAGCATCAGGTCTCTGCTGCACTTCTGAACAATGTATGTACATGCTAAGGCACCACAGATTCCAACTGAAAGCAAACATGCTACCTGTTTGGGGTGTTCTGACTGTGACTTTCATAATAAGTTTTACAATTCATGAGTTtatctcctcctttttcttaagATTACCTAGCATGTGTGTGTTACGAGAGTGCAAATAGCTGAATTGGAAAAGGTAGCAGTAGTAGGAGGAGTTCAAACACAGCATGTTAGGAGTGACAACTTCCCTGTGAGCTGAGAGTATTGTGGGATAATTTTGTCTACTAGCTTTTAATAGCTGCCTGTATCTCTGAGGAGGTTTTATTTAAATCTCTTAGCCTGGAGGTGCAGGTTAGCGTTCTTGCTATCATACTTTAATAAAGCATGGGGTTGTCCTGTTGGAAGTGGACCTTCAGAATTGCTTACAACTGAGACCTGATGAGACTGCCCTAggctcttctctcttctctgccaGCAAGTACCTTAGGCTTCTCACttgtccttcctccctctccttttttaaaaaggccATTAACACCTGCCTGGCATGTTGCTGTGCTCCATCAGGTCATCTATAGTCTGAATCTGGCCTTCAGGCTGATGTCATCGGGCTTGTGGGTAAAGGAGCAGGAACAGTTCTCCACTTTCCCAACATGCCGTGAAGATACAGAATGTATTTCagcctcctctcctttctcaggTGGCGCAGCAGTCTGCCAGTCCTCTGGAGTGAGTGGAATTGCTGCCTTTCTGGGGGACAACCTGCAGTTTCGGCACAGAGAGCTTTGACGCTCTGTTCCCTGcctgttttcctccccaaaagaaaGTGTCCTGTATTGGTGCCAGGGCACTTTGAATCCTTTTGGCTTTAGTAGGAGCTTTCAACTGGCAACCAGCTTGCAATATTGCAAATGTAAGGCTATCCTAAATAATTTTCTCAGCCAAGTGTTGGGAGGGCACTGCTACAGAGATGCCAGGAGAGGTTAGTCAGGCATCTGCTGCAAGAGACTGTCAGTGCTTGTTTGGAAGAGTTTGTGGTAGTTCTTTTAGTATTTCTGATGCATGCAAATGCTGTTACTCTCTTTAGGTGCAAAGCGTGTTCTAGAACTGGACAAATACAGAGGAGACCAAGGACAAATACTTTTCCGGGACACCTTTGGCCACAGTGCCGACTATTCCCTGGGTGAAGCACTCTGGGCCTGCTCTAATCTCTTCAGCGATGTTCGAGTGAGAATGAGCCACAAAAGGATCATGCTGTTCACCAATGAGGATAACCCTCATGCCAGTGACAGTGCTAAAGCCAAGCTGGCCAGGACCAGAGCTGGTGATCTTAGAGACACAGGtcattattttcccctttaacTTAGGCCTGGAATTTAAGGCAGAATAAAAGTGATGTATCCTTGCAGTGGATGTTAACTGCGCTGCAGTTTCTTgatggaaaaagaatgtgaaatgaTCAGAATGGAGTAATCTTTCTGAAGCTTTCTAAATTAGAAAATCTGGTATCCAGTCTGGTATGCAACAACTAACTTCTGCTTTTTAAGGCCTCTTTTTCTACTTCTGTAGCATAAATCAGGATTTGTGAGGGCCATGGAGAAAACACTCTAGTTTACTTCATTGTCCCACCATTTTCTAGGAAGGGAATAATAACACTAAATCAACACAAAAGGAAGATTACTTTATTGGCTGCATTTTGAATGAGCTGAAGAACAGCAACCTGAGCTCAGAAACTAGAGAGAAAATGCTCCGTTATATGCAGCTGAGATAACCGGTGGTTTTGGAGTTCAGCAGATGTGCTAGATCCAGCAGCTGTGAGGCATCCTTAATCCACTAGCTCATATAACTGGGAAAGGGGAATTTCTGAACTGTCTTTGCTTCCCTCTATGCCAGAGATGAGATTACATTTTATAGGAGCTTGTCAGAGCTGTTTCATGCACAATATTTCCCAGCTTCTTAATTAAGGAGGGAACTTTCTCCGTGCTCTGTTGTTTTGACTGAAGGTGAAGAAGCTCTTTTGCCCCTTTCACTGAGAAACTATCACATCCAGTGCAGATGACAATTTGGAGCTTACTCTTTCTCAAATTCTTTGCATAGAGAAATCTAAGAGTGCTGAGGAACACGCTTATATCTAACTTTTACTTTGTCTCTAGGTATCATCCTGGACTTGATGCACTTGAAGAAGCCTGGAGGGTTTGATATATCCTTGTTCTACAGAGACATCATTAACATAGCAGAGGATGAGGACCTTGGGATCCAACCTCATGAGTCAGGGAAACTGGAACATCTCATGAAGAAAGTACGAGCAAAGGAGACAAAGAAACGGGCTTTAGTCAGGTGTGTGCCTAGGTCTGACGCTTTATTCTGTGTAGGCACCTAATGTTATTTTTTGACTGCATCTTACCTCCCTCTTCTGGAAGGATTGTTCTGTAAAGGCCTCAATGCTTTCATTCCTCAGTCTTAACTGGGGGACTGCAGTGGAGAGTAAAGCTAGGCCTTCTTTTTTGTACTGTATGAAATTTCCTGTATTGAGCTTGGCCagaaattattctgaaaaaaaagaaaccatcaCCAAAGTAAAACATCTACCAAAAATCTGCATTTCATAATAGTAAATGTTTAGCTTATAGCAAAGTCTGATTGAAGTGATGCTTTGCTTACCAATGTTaacttagagagaaaaaaaaaaagcattccagTGTGGCTAATAGGTGTTTTGACTTATTAACTAGTCATATGTGGCCACAGGCATTTGGTATTGTGCTAATAGAGTCGTACAGCCTTGATATTTCTTATCTCCAACTGAAAGATTAGAGATACTTACAGAGAGATTAAAGGGATCTTGACAAAGAGGACAGAAAATTTTCTTTGGAATCACCTGCttcatattgttttgttttttaacaagcaAGTTCATAGCAGAATGATTTGGGTGCACAATACGTGAATGAACCTCACAGcctagtggtttttttttttttaatatatattaaaaaaatcccaccttGGGTTGTTGTCACTGGTGTTCTTGCTGCTCCTTGCaactttattttcctcttctggGAATGCTCCTCAAGTTTTCTAATTCTTGAGGAGGAAGAATTCTACACCAGTAATATCTTTTAGAAGGGAGGAAATAACATTCACAGTAATTCACTGTTCTGCCCTCAGAACTTAAAGATTATCTCCAATTTTAAACTTTATTCTTCTTCTAAATTTTTCTTTGACTTctgaaacttctgtttttcttttcatggtaTTGTTTATCTTGATGGGACTCTTTTGGGGGAATTTTGCCTTCTGCTTGAACAGCTATGTGAATTCAGAGGCCACATTTGCATTAAGCACAAGTGGGTACATAACTGTGGACTTGCCCTGTGCTCTGCCTGAGGATAACTGCTCTTCAATttaaaaaaggatggaaaaaatagggtaaatcatttctgtttaaatatatatatatattttttatgacCAGGACTGACAGCATTGCAAGAATGCTTTTATAGGAGTGAGATTATGAAGCAAATAATAGTATCTTTTCAGAGATACATGTGGTTTTGGGGGGCAGAATAGGAGGTCTGAGAAAATAAGTTATTTGGGGAAatgactttcttttaaaaaattatctttCAGAGTCTCAAGTCTGCATCTGCTTTTTTTGTACAGGTTAAATCTGTATCTGAGCAAAGATCTGTCTCTTACTGTTGGTGTGTACAGCCTCCTTCAAAAAGCTTATAAACCATATCCAGTAAAGCTTTATCGGGAAACTAATGAGCCAATTAAAACAAAGACAAGAATGTTTAATGGGAAAACAGGCAGCTTGCTTCTGCCTAGTGATACAAAAAGGGCTCAGGTAAAGTATTCATTATGTCTCTGTTTTTCCTGTCACTGTGATTTGGTGGGCGGAAGAGAAGCGAATGCTAAGCATCTTACTGCTTTTCTTGTATTTCACTTTCATGATCAATTGCAGAAATATTTGCATCCACATGCCCCTGATACAGTTTGGTCGCTTTTTAAGCTAAGTAGAAGGAGAGTGGGTTGTTTCTTGGGTGAGACTCTCAAGGGAAAACATAGCTACTGGTGGAAGTGTGCTTGGGAACTCAGGTCACATTCTTTCTGTATGGCAGAACCAGGTTGTCAGAACCTGATCTTATGTGGCCTTGTGCTATTGGTGCTGGTGCGATCTTCTGGATTACTAGAAACAGATTTTGACCATTTTATTGCTATTGCTGTAACCTTTTACTGTTTATTGTAAGGATGCAAGTGTGAATCGTGGGTTTTCTTGGGTTCTTTTccaaaccaaagaaaaaaggcatatttgctctatttttgttattttgttactTGCTTTCCCTTCTTGCTTGGTAGTTTGGCTGATACAGAGTGATTGACTGTCACACTCTGTTCAGGCACAGCCTCATTTCAAAGCAGGTTATGCTAGGTATATTGTCACAAGCACACTTTGTGTGTCCTTCCATGCCAAAGTCTCTTAAAGTTGTCCTCTTAAGATGCGATATTAGGCTTATTTATACTGGACACCAGTTTCTTGAAATAAAGTACAGAAGATGAGCAGAAGGGTGAATGTTAAGCCCCTATTGGGCTAACCTTTATAACCAGACTAcaatatgttttcatttattttgtgacATATGAGTGATGCTTCAATAGCTTGAGTTGTTAATCACTGTTTCTGCAAGGAGCAGGTAGCTGACATGCTTCTGCTGAAGCAGGTTAGGAGACATAGACAGATCAGATGGGGCCTCTGGAGGTGTCTGGTCCAACCTTAGCTCAGAGCAAGACTCGCCTCtaagctagatcaggttgctcaggacttgtTCTGGCCAGCTCTGAGTAACTCTAAGGATGATatgctgcagcctttgtgtgccAAGTCTTAACCACTGTCTTGGGAAACACTCAAGAAATGTTTTCCTCGTGTCCAGTCCGAATTTCTCTTGAAACTGTGGTCACAGACTGCAATTTGTCCTTTCACTGTACCTTAATGAGgagagtttggctctgtcttctctataacccCCTTTAGGTAATGAAAGACGGCAGTTACATTCCCGCCCACCCTTGACCTCTTCTCCTGGATAAAaagctcagctccctcagcatctccTGATGCATTGCATGCTCCAGCCCCCCAGCCATATTAGTGGCCCACTTgtggacttgctccagtttgtcagTGTCCCCTCTGAACTAGGGGGACAAAAATGGACACAGCACTCCTCATGCAACCTCATGAGTGTCATGCAGAggagaataatcacttccctggaCCTAGGGACTACCCTCTTACCAATGCAGCCCAGTGTGTGGTAGCCTTCATTGCTGCGAGGATACACTGCTGACTCCAGTTCAGCTTGTCCATCAGGACACCTAGGTGGTTTTCTACAGAGCTGATCCGTAACCAATCAGTCCCAAGCTTGTACAGTTGCAGTTGCAGGGCtttgtatttgcttttgcttcatgagtttcctgacagcccattcctccagcttgctgaggtccctctgaatggtagcccTGCCCTGCAGCAGAACGACTGCTTCCTCGCAGTTTGGTGTCCgtgaaaacttgctgagggcgcagCTGGTTCTGTCACTCAAGTTGCTTATGAAGATGGTAAGAAGCGTTGGCCCCAGTACTGACCGCTGAGGAAACACTGCTTAGAGCTAGCTGCCAGTTAGACTCTGAACTGTTTATCATCACTCTGATAGTCCAGCCAGTTTTATGCACACCAAACTGATCTTCCTCTACTTTTGGTAGTAGCTCTTCCCCAATTCCTCTACCCCCAAGCTTTGCTACTAGACATGGAAATCTGGGAGGCCTGAGAGCAGATCTTGTCAGTAAAAtccaaggcaaagaaggcatttagtacttcaaccttttctgttttctttatcgCTAAGTTGCCTGCCTTATAGGAATGATCCCACATTTTTCCAGATCTTTTTTTTGCTGCTGATGCACCTTT from Apteryx mantelli isolate bAptMan1 chromosome 1, bAptMan1.hap1, whole genome shotgun sequence includes:
- the XRCC6 gene encoding X-ray repair cross-complementing protein 6 — protein: MSDWVSYYRSEGAEEEDDEQEEGAEAVVEHKFAGRDSLIFLVDASKAMFESYENEEVFTPFDMTMQCIRNVYTSKIISSDRDLLSVVFYGTEKNKNSADFKRVYVLQELDNPGAKRVLELDKYRGDQGQILFRDTFGHSADYSLGEALWACSNLFSDVRVRMSHKRIMLFTNEDNPHASDSAKAKLARTRAGDLRDTGIILDLMHLKKPGGFDISLFYRDIINIAEDEDLGIQPHESGKLEHLMKKVRAKETKKRALVRLNLYLSKDLSLTVGVYSLLQKAYKPYPVKLYRETNEPIKTKTRMFNGKTGSLLLPSDTKRAQMYGNRQIVLEKEETEELKRFDLPGLVLIGFKPLSVLKQHHYIRPSQFVYPEEALVKGSTTLFNALLMKCLEREVLALCRYTPRRNTPPRFVALVPQEEELDEQKVQIAPPGFHLIFLPYADDKRKVDFTEKVPANREQVDKMKEIIQKLRFKYRTDSFENPVLQQHFRNLEALALDMMEPEQAEDLTMPKAEEMSRRLGNLVEEFKQLVYPPDYDPDRRAVKRKQGDGDGQTEKKPKTEISRDELRSHVQKGTLGKLTVPVLKDACRLCGLRGGGKKQELMDALTEYFKDH